From the Cyanobium sp. M30B3 genome, the window CCGATTCTGATGTGGATCTGCTGATTACCGCCCCGGATGCCTGGTTGGCGCAGCAGGACCGGTTCGCCTTGCTGGGCCGCCTCTGGCGCCGGCTCGCTCACCACCCCGTTCCCGTGGATCTGCTGCTGTATTCCCGGGCTCAGGTGGAGGAGCGCAGTGGCTGGCGCGACCATGTGATCACTAGGGCCTGTCGGGAGGGACGGCTGCTCGATGGCCCACCCTGAAGCCCTGGCGATGCCGCGGATCGCCCGCCGCGATCTGAAGGCGGCTCAGGTGCTGCAGGACAGCGCGATTGATGAGGCCATCTGGGGTTTTCAGGTCCAGCAGGCGGTGGAAAAGGCGCTGAAGGCCTGGCTGTTTCACCTGGGCCAGGATCCGCCCCTGATCCACAACCTGACCGCTCTGCTGGAGCGGATCGATCGCGCTGGAGCCGAAGCGAAGGACTTTCGCTGTCTGGAGGCCTTCACGATCTTCGCGGTGCAGTATCGCTACGACGCCGATCCCGAGCCCATGGGCCTGGATCGTTCCCACTGGCTCCTCCGCGCTGAGCAGCTGGTGGAGCATGTGGCGTCCTGGCTCGGTGTCGAGGCCTGACGGCTGAGATGGATCCTCTGTCTGGCCGCCCCCTGGCGCCAAACTCCGCCGAGCTGCCAAGACCGCCATCGCCCGGATGCGTGCTGCCGCCACCACCCAACCCCGGACTCCTGCGTTGGCGGTTGAGCTGAACGCGAACCTGAGCGGGCTGGGTGCCGACGCGCCCGAGCTGCGCCGCCAGCTGCAGACCTGGTGGGAGCTGCATGGCCGCCATGCCATCCCCTGGAAGCTGCGCCCCGACGGCAGCCGGCCCGCCGATGGTGAGGCAATCGATCCCTACGGCGTGTTAGTGGCCGAGGTGATGCTGCAGCAGACCCAGCTGCAGGTGGTGCTGCCCTACTGGCAGCGCTGGATGGCCGCCTTCCCTTCCCTGGAGGCCCTGGCGGCAGCTGAGGAGCACGACGTGCTGCTGCTCTGGCAGGGCCTGGGCTACTACTCCCGCGCCCGCCGGCTGCACCAGGGGGCGCGGCAGTTGTTGCAAGCCGGGAGTGCGAGCGCGGAAGCCGCCGCAGACCCCTGGCCCCGCACGCTCGAGGGCTGGCTGGCCCTGCCGGGGATCGGCCGCAGCACCGCCGGCAGCATCCTCTCCTCGGCCTTCGACCTGCCCTTCGCGATCCTCGATGGCAACGTCAAGCGGGTGCTGGCGCGGCTGATCGTGAGCCCCAGGCCGCCGGCGCGGGAGCTCCAGGGGTTCTGGCAACTGAGTGAGCTGCTGCTCGACCCGCAGCGGCCCCGGGCCTTCAACCAGGCGCTGATGGACCTGGGCGCCACCGTCTGCACGCCTCGAAACCCCAGCTGCGGCCGCTGTCCCTGGCAGGGGCACTGCGCTGCTTACGCTGCCGGCTACCCCGCCGCCTACCCCGTGAAAGACGCCCCGCGCGAGCTGCCGTTCCAGGTGATCGGCGTGGGGGTGGTGCGCAACGGGGCCGGTGAGGTGTTGATCGACCAGCGGCTCAACGAGGGGCTGCTGGGCGGGCTGTGGGAGTTTCCCGGCGGCAAGCAGGAGCCGGGCGAGGCGATCGAGGCCACCATCGTCCGCGAGCTGCAGGAGGAGCTGGCGATCGAGGCCGAGGTGGGCGAGGAACTGATCGTGGTGGACCACGCCTACAGCCACAAGAAGCTGCGCTTCGTGGTGCATCTGTGCACCTGGCTGAGCGGCGAGCCCCAGCCGCTGGCGTCGCAGCAGGTGCGCTGGGTACGCCCCGAGCAGCTCGCGGAGTTTCCCTTCCCCGCCGCCAATGCGCGGATCATTGCCGCCCTGCTGAAGCGGCTGGATTTGGCTGGCTGTTCGGCTGACGCCGGCGCCGATGCCTCCCAACCTGAGGAGACTCGCCCGGCCGCCTGATGGCCCCAGCTATGCCCGATCAATCCGCCAGTTCGGGACCAGCGCCAGTTTCAGCCCCGCAGGTGCTCTGCCTGGGCGAGGCGCTGGTGGATCGGCTGGGGCCGCCCGGTGGGGATCCGGCCGGCGATGGCCCGTGCGACGACCGCCTCGGCGGCGCCCCCGCCAACGTGGCCTGCGCCCTGGCCCGCCTCGGTACCCCCAGCGCCTTTCTGGGCCGGCTGGGCCGGGATGCCATCGGTGCGGCCTTCGCGGCGCTGCTGGCTGAGCGGGAGGTCGACACCTCCGCCCTGCAGTGGGATGACGAGCGCCCCTCCAGGGTGGTGCTGGTGCGGCGTGATGCGGCGGGTGAACGGCAGTTCGGCGGGTTCGCAGCTGGTGCCGGTGCGGCGGACGGCTTTGCGGATCAGGCGCTCGATGGGGATGCGTTGTCTGCCGCACTCGGGCCCCTGCTGGCGGCGGCGCGCTGGTTGCTGGCGGGCACGATCCCCCTCGCCTCGCCCGCCGCGGCGTCAGCCTTGCAGCGCGCAGTCCGCCAGGCCGCGGCGGCCGGCGTACCCCTGGCCCTCGACGTCAACTGGCGGCCCACCTTCTGGGATCCAGCGGCTGATCCCGCCAGTGGCCCCACGGCGGCCCAGGCTGCCGTGATCCAACCGCTGCTGCATCAGGCGGCGCTGCTCAAGTGCGCCCGCGAAGAGTCGCAATGGCTCTTCGGCACGGCGGATCCGGGCGTGGTGAGTGCGGCCCTGCCCCAGCGGCCGGCGGTGCTGATCACCGATGGCGCTGCGCCGCTGCGCTGGTGGTTGGCCGGGGCGGCCGGTGAGCTGCCCGCCTTCCGGGTGCCGGTGGTCGACACCACCGGCGCCGGTGATGCCTTCACGGCCGGCCTGTTGCATGGGCTGGTCGCCACCCCGGCCCTGCTCGCCGCTGCCAGCACCGCGCAGGCGCTTGAGCTGATGCGCTTCGCCAGTGCCTGCGGGGCCCTGGTGTGTCAGGGGTCTGGTGCCATCGATCCCCAGCCCGGCAGCGCGCAGGTGGGGGCTTTTCTGGCGGCGGCGGGCTCAGCCTGAGCAGCTCAGGCGGGCGATCCGACCGGCGTCCGGGTCGGCGGCATCGATGAGATCCAGCTGGATCCGCCAGGCTCCTCCGGGCACCTGGCTGAGCCGCTCCGGCCACTCCACCGCCAGCACCGCCCCCAGCTGGGAGGCCTCCTCCTCTTCCTGGGCCAGCAGATCATCGGCGGCCCCGGCTGCTCCAGCCGGTAGAGGTCGAGGTGCACCAGGGCGCTGGCGCTGCCATCGCCCAGCTGGCCGCAGTAGTGCTGGGCCAGGGCAAAGGTGGGGCTGGTGATTGGCTCGCTGATGCCGAGGCCCGTGGCGATGCCCTGCACCAGGCAGGTCTTGCCGGCACCCAGGTCGCCCTGCAACAGCACCAGCTCGCAGCGGCCCAGCCCCAGGCCCGCCGCCAGCAGCCGCGCGGCCAGGTGCTCGCCCAGGGCCCGGGTGGCTGCCGCATCCGCCAGCCGGTGGACTTCGGGCTGGGGGGGACTGCCGCCGATCCCGGCTGCTGGCTGATCGCGGTTCACGCGGCACCGATCACTGTCTGTAGATTGCCCCCCAGCGAGCCCGAAGCCTCGGCGTCTCTGCAGATATTTCCCAACCACGCCCTCCCAGTCGGGAGCGAGCCGTTCTTCCGGAGTAACAACCCATGGTGGCCACCCCCGCCTCAACAGCCTCTGCCCCGGCGCTGCAGAGCACCAGCACCTATGTGATCGCCGATCTCGGCCTGGCCGAGTTCGGCCGCAAGGAGATCGCCATCGCCGAAACCGAGATGCCGGGCCTGATGGCCCTGCGCGAGAAGTACGGCGCCGAGCAGCCGCTCAAGGGCGCCCGCATCGCGGGTTCCCTGCACATGACGATTCAGACCGCCGTTCTGATCGAAACCCTGGTGGCCCTCGGCGCCGAGGTGCGCTGGGCCAGCTGCAACATCTTCTCCACCCAGGACCACGCCGCTGCGGCCATCGCCGCCGCCAGCATCCCCGTGTTTGCCTACAAGGGCGAAACCCTGGATGAGTACTGGGCCTTCACCCACCGCATCCTCGAGTGGCACGACGGCGGCACGCCCAACATGATCCTCGACGACGGTGGCGATGCCACCGGTCTGGTGATCCTGGGCACCCGGGCCGAGAGCGATCCCTCGGTGCTCGACAACCCCTCCAACGAGGAGGAGACCGCCCTCTTCAACAGCATCCGCCAGAAGCTGGCCGCCCAGCCCGGTTTCTACTCGCGCATCAAGCCCGCCATCCAGGGCGTCACCGAGGAGACCACCACCGGTGTGGCCCGCCTCTACCAGCTGCAGAAGAGCGGTGAGCTGCCCTTCCCGGCGATCAACGTCAACGACTCGGTGACGAAGAGCAAGTTCGACAACCTCTACGGCTGCCGCGAGTCGCTGGTGGACAGCATCAAGCGCGCCACCGATGTGATGGTGGCCGGCAAGGTGGCCCTGGTGCTGGGCTATGGCGATGTGGGCAAGGGTTCGGCCCAGTCGCTGCGGGGCCTCGGTGCCACCGTGATGATCGCCGAGATCGATCCGATCTGCGCCCTGCAGGCCGCCATGGAGGGCTACCGCGTGGTGCGTCTCGACGACGTGGTGCGCGATGTGGACATCTTCGTGACCGCCACCGGCAACTTCCAGGTGATCCGCCATGAGCACCTGATCCAGATGAAGGATCAGGCGATCGTGTGCAACATCGGCCACTTCGACAACGAGATCGATGTGGCTTCGCTCAAGCAGTACCCCTGGGACAACATCAAGCCCCAGGTGGACCACATCCTGCTGCCCTCCGGCAACAAGATCATCCTGCTGGCCGAGGGCCGGCTGGTGAACCTGGGCTGCGCCACCGGCCACCCCAGCTTCGTGATGAGCAACTCCTTCACCAACCAGGTGCTAGCCCAGATCGAGCTGTTCACCAAGGGCGAGCAGTACGCCAAAGAGGTGTATGTGCTGCCCAAGCACCTCGATGAGATGGTGGCCCGCCTGCACCTCGACAAGATCGGCGCCAGGCTCACCGAGCTCACCGCCGAGCAGGCCGCTTACATCAACGTGCCTGTGGAAGGGCCCTACAAGCTCGAGCACTACCGCTACTGAGCTGGTGGTGCTGGGGCCCGCGTCGGGCGGGGCGGCCGGCCTGCGGCCGAATGCCGCCCTCCCGCGGGCTCCAGCGCCACCACGGGTTCGGGCGTGGGGGAGGACTGGTTGCGGTGATTGTCTGTCTCTGGCTTGGGGCAGCCCTGTCCACCCAGGCGCCTCGCCCCCTGCTAGCCAGCCGCGCACACCCCAGCTCCGCTGCGGAAGGCCGCCGGGCAGAGCCCGCCCATCCACCGCGTGGTGGGGCGGGCGACCCCGGCGGCCTGCCGCAGCGCGGGGGTCAGAAGGGCACGTCCTCCTCGCTGGGCTCGCCGCCGAAGCCGGCGTCGCCGCCGCCGCCGAAGCTGCTGCCGCTGCCGCCGCCCATGGCCTCGCTGTCGCGCTTGGAGCCCAGCAGCTCCAGGCGGTCGACCCGGATCACCGGCTTGCTGCGCTCCTCGCCGGTGCCCTTGTCGGTCCAGCGGTCGAGCTTGAAGCTGCCGATGATGCCGAGCAGGGAGCCCTTGCGGACGTAGTCGGCGGCCACCTGGGCCTGCTTGCCCCAGATCTCCAGATTGAACCAGTCGGGTTCGTCGCCGGAACTGCGGCGGTTCACCGCCAGGGTGAGGTTGGCCACCACGCTGCCGGACTCGAAGTAGCGCACTTCAGGGTCGCGGCCGGCACGGCCGACCAGGGTGATGGAATTGACGCCCATGGTGGGTCTCCTCTGTTGTTTGGATCAATGATGCGGCACCCCTCGGGACGCCACTGTTGAGTCAGTTCCACCACGGGGCCTGTCTGTCACACCCCCCCTATGATTCGGCGCTTGCCGGCCAGGGTCTGCCCCGTGTTCCTCCGTCGCTTTCAGTTCTCCCGCGACATCGGCATTGATCTGGGCACGGCCAACACTCTCATGTACGTGTCCGGCAAGGGCATCGTGCTGCAGGAGCCCTCGGTGGTGGCCCTCGACCTGGAGCGCAATTCCTGCCTGGCGGTGGGCGAGGAAGCCAAGCTGATGCTCGGTCGCACCCCCGGCAACATCCGGGCCGTGCGTCCCCTGCGCGACGGCGTGATCGCCGACTTCGACGCCGCCGAACAGATGATCAAGTCGTTCATCCAGAAGGGCAACGAGGGCCGGGGCATCGTGGCTCCCAGGCTGGTGATCGGCATCCCCAGCGGGGTCACCGGTGTGGAGCGCCGCGCCGTGCGGGAGGCCGGTCTGGCTGGGGCCCGTGAAGTGCATCTGATCGACGAACCGGTGGCGGCGGCGATCGGTGCCGGGCTGCCGGTCACCGAGCCCGTGGGCACGATGATCGTGGACATCGGCGGCGGCACCACGGAGGTGGCTGTGCTCTCCCTGAGCGGCACCGTGTTGAGCGAATCGGTGCGGGTGGCCGGCGATGAGCTGAGCGACGCCATCGGCGTGTACCTCAAGAAGGTGCACAACCTGGTGGTGGGCGAGCGCACGGCCGAGGACATCAAGATCCGCATCGGCTCCGCTTTCCCGGACGATGAGCACGATGAGATCTCCATGGATGTGCGCGGTCTCCACCTGCTCTCCGGCCTGCCCCGCACGATCAACGTGCGTGCCGGCGACATCCGCGAGGCGATGGCTGAACCGCTCAACGTGATCGTGGAGGCGGTGAAGCGCACCCTGGAGCGCACCCCGCCGGAGCTGGCGGCCGACATCGTGGATCGCGGCATCATGCTGGCCGGCGGCGGTGCCCTGGTGCGCGGCATCAGCGACCTGATCAGCCACGAAACCGGCATCCTCACCCATGTGGCGGAGGAGCCCCTGCTGTGCGTGGTGCAGGGCTGCGGCATGGTGCTGGAGGACTACAAAACCCTGGAGCGCGTGCTCGATACGCCTGACTTCGTGCGGCCGATGGCCTGAGCCCGATGGCATTGCAGGGCCGCGGGCTGCGCCTTTCGCCACGGCGCCTGGCCAGCCTGGCCTGGCCCTGGTTGCTGCTGCTGGCGCTGCTGGTGGGTCTGCGTCTGAGCAAGGGGGCCGGCGTTCTTGATGTCTATGCGCTGCTCAGCCGGCCCTTCTGGCCGGGCAGCGCCCAGTCGGAGTGGCTCACGGCGGCCCAGCGCCTCGACCGCCAGTCGCGACTGCGGCAGCTGGAGGCCGATAATCAGCGGCTGCGCGGGTTGCTGGATCTGGGCCGGGCGGATCCGGCCCTGGTGGGCGCTCCGGTGATTTCCCGCCAGGCCGAGGGCTGGTGGCAGCAGCTGCTGATCGGCCGCGGCGGTCTGCAGGGGATCGCTGCCGGGGATGCCGTGATCGCCCCAGGCGGTCTGCTGGGGCGGGTGGCCAGCGTCACCCCCACCACGGCCACTGTTCTCCTGCTCACCGACTCCTCCAGCAGGATCGGGGTGTGGGTGGGGAACCGCCAGCGCCACGGCCTGCTGGTGGGAGCCGGCACCTCCCGGCCGCTGTTGCGCTTCATCGAGCAGGATGGGGGCGTGCGGCCCGGGGATGTGGTGACAACCTCGCCCGCCAGTACGCTGTTGCCCCCCAATCTCACGGTCGGGGTGGTGCAGAGCGTCAACGAGCGTGCGGTGCCAGCGCCGGAGGCGGTGGTGCAGTTGAGTGCTCCGGTGAATGCGGTCGACTGGGTGCAGGTTCAGGTGCAGCGGAGTGGCGACCGCCCATGAGCGTGCTGCTTCGCCAACGTTGGACGCCCTTCACGGCTGGGGTGGTGCCCCTGCTGGTGCTGGCTGCCCCGGCGCCGCTGCAGCTGGCGGGGGTGCCGCCCTCCTGGGCCGCGCTCTGGCTGCTGCCCTGGGCGCTGGTGGATGGTCCGTTCTCCGGCGCGGCGGCGGGACTGGCCCTGGGGCTGATCCTCGACGGTCTCCATGCGGGGCCGATCAGCGAGGTCCCTGCTCTCACGCTGCTGGGCTGGTGGTGGGGGCGCCTGGGCCGCAGGGCTGCGCCGATCGAGCGCAGCCTCAACCTGGGCCTGCTGGCCCTGTTGGGCACCGCCCTGCAGGGGGTGCTGATCTGGTTGCAGCAGCTCTGGTGGGGAGAGACCAACGTGGCGGCCCTGCACACCCTGGTGGCCCAGACCCTGCTCACCGCGTTGCTGGCGCCCCTGCTCTGTTCCCTGCAGCTGTTGTTCTGGCGCCAGCTGGCGCCCGGTCTGAAGGGCTGAATCCGAGGAGCTGAATGCGATGGAGCCCGATCCGATGGTGCTGAATCCGATCTCCCCATCCCCGCTGCTGAAGCGCCGGGAGCTGCTGCGCTTGCTGGCTTTGGGCGGCGGAACCGCCGCCCTGGCGGCCTGCGGGCCGCGGCGGCCTGGCGCCGGAGAGGCCGGCCGCGTGCTGAATGTGTGGACCCTTGATCTGGCGCCCCGCTTCAACGCCTATCTCCAGGCGGTGATTGCGGCCTGGGAAGCGGAGAATCCCGGCGTGCGGGTGCGTTGGACCGATGTGCCCTGGAGCGCGGTGGAGCGCAAGCTGCTGGCCGCCGTGTTTGCCCGCACAGCTCCCGATCTGGTGAATCTCAATCCCCCGTTCGCGGCCAACCTGGCCAGCAAGGGGGGACTGCTCGACCTGGCGCCGCTGCTGCCCGCCAGCGCAGAAGCCCGGTTTCTGCCCCCCATCTGGCAGGCCGGCCGCCAGGACGGGGCCCAGTACGCCCTGCCCTGGTACCTCACGGCGCGGATCAGCATGGTGAACCGCCAGGTGCTCCAGCGGGCCGGCTACAGCGCCCCGCCCCAGCGCTGGCAGCAGCTGCCCGCCTACGCCGAGGCCGTGCGGCGCCGCACCGGCCGCTACGCCCTGTTCATGACGGTGGTGCCGGATGACTCGGCCGAACTGCTGGAAACCTTCGTGCAGATGGGGGTGCAGCTGCTCGACGACCGGCGCCGGGCCGCATTCAACACGGCTGCCGGACGGCAGGCGTTTGCCTTCTGGACCGACCTCTACCGCCGCGGCCTGCTGCCCCGGGAGGTGGTGAGCCAGGGTTTTCGCCGTGCCATCGAGCTGTACCAGTCCGGCGATCTCGCCCAGGTGGCCACCGGCCCCGACTTCCTGCGCAACCTGCAGACCAAC encodes:
- a CDS encoding nucleotidyltransferase domain-containing protein gives rise to the protein MTPATTSEASSDAVAIGEEQLRAMAAAIRAEIPEAEVRLFGSRARGEARPDSDVDLLITAPDAWLAQQDRFALLGRLWRRLAHHPVPVDLLLYSRAQVEERSGWRDHVITRACREGRLLDGPP
- a CDS encoding HEPN domain-containing protein, translated to MAHPEALAMPRIARRDLKAAQVLQDSAIDEAIWGFQVQQAVEKALKAWLFHLGQDPPLIHNLTALLERIDRAGAEAKDFRCLEAFTIFAVQYRYDADPEPMGLDRSHWLLRAEQLVEHVASWLGVEA
- the mutT gene encoding 8-oxo-dGTP diphosphatase MutT — encoded protein: MRAAATTQPRTPALAVELNANLSGLGADAPELRRQLQTWWELHGRHAIPWKLRPDGSRPADGEAIDPYGVLVAEVMLQQTQLQVVLPYWQRWMAAFPSLEALAAAEEHDVLLLWQGLGYYSRARRLHQGARQLLQAGSASAEAAADPWPRTLEGWLALPGIGRSTAGSILSSAFDLPFAILDGNVKRVLARLIVSPRPPARELQGFWQLSELLLDPQRPRAFNQALMDLGATVCTPRNPSCGRCPWQGHCAAYAAGYPAAYPVKDAPRELPFQVIGVGVVRNGAGEVLIDQRLNEGLLGGLWEFPGGKQEPGEAIEATIVRELQEELAIEAEVGEELIVVDHAYSHKKLRFVVHLCTWLSGEPQPLASQQVRWVRPEQLAEFPFPAANARIIAALLKRLDLAGCSADAGADASQPEETRPAA
- a CDS encoding carbohydrate kinase, encoding MPDQSASSGPAPVSAPQVLCLGEALVDRLGPPGGDPAGDGPCDDRLGGAPANVACALARLGTPSAFLGRLGRDAIGAAFAALLAEREVDTSALQWDDERPSRVVLVRRDAAGERQFGGFAAGAGAADGFADQALDGDALSAALGPLLAAARWLLAGTIPLASPAAASALQRAVRQAAAAGVPLALDVNWRPTFWDPAADPASGPTAAQAAVIQPLLHQAALLKCAREESQWLFGTADPGVVSAALPQRPAVLITDGAAPLRWWLAGAAGELPAFRVPVVDTTGAGDAFTAGLLHGLVATPALLAAASTAQALELMRFASACGALVCQGSGAIDPQPGSAQVGAFLAAAGSA
- a CDS encoding adenosylhomocysteinase gives rise to the protein MVATPASTASAPALQSTSTYVIADLGLAEFGRKEIAIAETEMPGLMALREKYGAEQPLKGARIAGSLHMTIQTAVLIETLVALGAEVRWASCNIFSTQDHAAAAIAAASIPVFAYKGETLDEYWAFTHRILEWHDGGTPNMILDDGGDATGLVILGTRAESDPSVLDNPSNEEETALFNSIRQKLAAQPGFYSRIKPAIQGVTEETTTGVARLYQLQKSGELPFPAINVNDSVTKSKFDNLYGCRESLVDSIKRATDVMVAGKVALVLGYGDVGKGSAQSLRGLGATVMIAEIDPICALQAAMEGYRVVRLDDVVRDVDIFVTATGNFQVIRHEHLIQMKDQAIVCNIGHFDNEIDVASLKQYPWDNIKPQVDHILLPSGNKIILLAEGRLVNLGCATGHPSFVMSNSFTNQVLAQIELFTKGEQYAKEVYVLPKHLDEMVARLHLDKIGARLTELTAEQAAYINVPVEGPYKLEHYRY
- a CDS encoding single-stranded DNA-binding protein produces the protein MGVNSITLVGRAGRDPEVRYFESGSVVANLTLAVNRRSSGDEPDWFNLEIWGKQAQVAADYVRKGSLLGIIGSFKLDRWTDKGTGEERSKPVIRVDRLELLGSKRDSEAMGGGSGSSFGGGGDAGFGGEPSEEDVPF
- a CDS encoding rod shape-determining protein, with amino-acid sequence MIRRLPARVCPVFLRRFQFSRDIGIDLGTANTLMYVSGKGIVLQEPSVVALDLERNSCLAVGEEAKLMLGRTPGNIRAVRPLRDGVIADFDAAEQMIKSFIQKGNEGRGIVAPRLVIGIPSGVTGVERRAVREAGLAGAREVHLIDEPVAAAIGAGLPVTEPVGTMIVDIGGGTTEVAVLSLSGTVLSESVRVAGDELSDAIGVYLKKVHNLVVGERTAEDIKIRIGSAFPDDEHDEISMDVRGLHLLSGLPRTINVRAGDIREAMAEPLNVIVEAVKRTLERTPPELAADIVDRGIMLAGGGALVRGISDLISHETGILTHVAEEPLLCVVQGCGMVLEDYKTLERVLDTPDFVRPMA
- the mreC gene encoding rod shape-determining protein MreC; this translates as MALQGRGLRLSPRRLASLAWPWLLLLALLVGLRLSKGAGVLDVYALLSRPFWPGSAQSEWLTAAQRLDRQSRLRQLEADNQRLRGLLDLGRADPALVGAPVISRQAEGWWQQLLIGRGGLQGIAAGDAVIAPGGLLGRVASVTPTTATVLLLTDSSSRIGVWVGNRQRHGLLVGAGTSRPLLRFIEQDGGVRPGDVVTTSPASTLLPPNLTVGVVQSVNERAVPAPEAVVQLSAPVNAVDWVQVQVQRSGDRP
- a CDS encoding rod shape-determining protein MreD, with amino-acid sequence MSVLLRQRWTPFTAGVVPLLVLAAPAPLQLAGVPPSWAALWLLPWALVDGPFSGAAAGLALGLILDGLHAGPISEVPALTLLGWWWGRLGRRAAPIERSLNLGLLALLGTALQGVLIWLQQLWWGETNVAALHTLVAQTLLTALLAPLLCSLQLLFWRQLAPGLKG
- a CDS encoding sugar ABC transporter substrate-binding protein translates to MVLNPISPSPLLKRRELLRLLALGGGTAALAACGPRRPGAGEAGRVLNVWTLDLAPRFNAYLQAVIAAWEAENPGVRVRWTDVPWSAVERKLLAAVFARTAPDLVNLNPPFAANLASKGGLLDLAPLLPASAEARFLPPIWQAGRQDGAQYALPWYLTARISMVNRQVLQRAGYSAPPQRWQQLPAYAEAVRRRTGRYALFMTVVPDDSAELLETFVQMGVQLLDDRRRAAFNTAAGRQAFAFWTDLYRRGLLPREVVSQGFRRAIELYQSGDLAQVATGPDFLRNLQTNAPGIASHTRPYPPITGEDGVANVAMMNLVVPRQSAMAAEAVSFGLYLTNAANQLAFAQEARVLPSARAALAQLEQELAGEQAGDPASRLVEQARLLSARTLARARVLVPAIPGVKRLQAILYTQLQRAMLGQADSDRALQTAAEEWDRYAAARWPHGGEAN